CGAGGAGTACGCACGCCACTGGATCGCGGCCGGCCTCGGCCCGGAGTATGCCGTGGAGACCTACCGGCTTGCGGTGGATGCGCAACAGCTGCGAGCCCTGAAGCAGCCCGTCTACCACGAGATTTTGCGGCGGCACGTGAGTCTCATGCCCGGGGCGATCGAGGCTCTGGCGCGCCTGCACATACGGTTCCCCCTCGGCCTGGCAACCAATTCCAATCGGGCCGACGTGTCGTTTGTGGTGGAGCAGTTCGGCCTTGAGCGCTTCTTCGCCAGTATCGTCACGCGCGAGGATTACGTGCTTGCCAAGCCCAACCCCGACGCCTACGTCAGGGCAGCGGCCGGCCTCAACATGTCGCCGCACGTGTGCTTGGTGGTGGAAGATACCTACCGAGGCGTTCTCGCCGCGCATCGCGCCGGCGCGGTGCCGGTTGCGGTACCCAACAGATTCACTCGCACTAACGATTTCTCTCTGGCCGTGGCCGTGTTCGGGAGTCTCGACGACCTGACGGTGTCGGTGCTCGAGAAACTGCTCGCCGCGTGACGCGGGACCCGACGGTCCTCGTCCCTTCAGCGACCGGTCGCAAGCGCTGTCGTCGCTCGGGGCTGGGGAACGTTTGGATTGGCTGAAAACCGCGCTGCGTGCGGAGAATTGTTCAGCGAATGAAATGTCCGAAGCGGTCCCAACGCAGCCAACGTGCCCAGTCGGCTTTGCTATCGCTTGACCAGTAGATGAACGTGGCTTGTCCCTTCACGTCGGACTCGTCCGCGAAGCCCCAGTACCGGCTGTCGTAACTCTGGTCGCGGTTATCGCCCATGGCGAAAAACTTACCGGCCGGCACGGTCACTGGACCGAACCGGTCCCTCGGTGCCGAATCGCGCCCCCGCAGGTCGGTGAAGGTGGCATGAGGATCGGGCACTTCCTCTCCGTTGATGAGCAGGCGTTTGTCCCGTACTTCCACCGTGTCTCCGGCGACTGCAATCGCCCGCTTGATCAAGTCGATCTTGCGGTCGATGGGCGAGGTGAACACCACCACGTCCCCTCGATGTAACGGGCTCCACTGCTTCACCTCCCGATCGACGAAAGGCAGGTGCATGCCGTAGGCCAGCTTGTTGACGAATAAGTGATCGCCGATCTGTATGGTCGGCAGCATCGATCCGGACGGAACCCAGAAGGCTTCCACCACCGAAGAGCGGACCAGCAACGCCACGAGCACGGCAAGCAGGAGCGATTCGATGTTCTGTCGTAAGCGCGACTTCGGTGGGCGATCGGCCTCGGCTGTGCGCCAAAAGGCGAAACGAGACGACGTTGTCACGGAATGTTTTTCCTCCGCTGTGGGACGGGCTGCGTTACGTTGCGCCATGCTGTAGCTCTAATCATGGAGTTCCCGCAGTGCCGCGTCAAGGGGCGGTCGGCCGTGGCCCCTGGTCCTGGGAGATGCGACCGGAGAGGCGAAGTCTAACCCGAAGGGGGCGCCGTCAGTGGAGTTCCATGCCGCCGTCGACGTTGATTGCTTGCCCGGTGACGTTTTCGGCCGTGGCCAGATAGACGGCGAGGGTACCGATATCGGCGGGGGTCTGCGGACGCCCCAGCGGAATCAACGTTTGCACGTAGCGCTGCCAGGACTCTTCCTTGGATTCACCAGGCTGCTTCAGCGTGTCGGCGAGGTACTCCCACATCTGCGTTCGTAAGATGCCGGGGCAGATGGCGTTGACGCGGATGTTGAAGCGCGCCAGCTCCTTTGCTAGGGCGTTGGTGAAACCCACGACCGCGAACTTGGAGGCGCAATAGTGCGCCATGCCTGGAGAGCCGTTCTTGCCGGCGACCGAAGCGATATTGATGATGCCGCCGTTGCCGGCCTTCTTCAGCTGTGGGATTGCGGCCTGACACGACAGGAACACGCCCTTGGCGTTGACGGCCATGGTGACGTCCCACGTCTCTTCGGGCATTTTTTCAACAGTGGATATGCTGACGACGCCGGCGTTACACACGAGAAGGTCGAGGCGACCGAGATGCTGCATCGTCTCCTGGACCATGCGGTGTGCGTCGGCCTTCTGCGTCACGTCGGCTTCGATGGCGCACGCCTTTCGGCCGATGGCCTCGATTTCCTTCACCGTGCGCTGAGCGGCCGTAAAGCCGCTGACCTGGGCGTCGCCGTACTGTTGCGCGGCGCTGTTGATACGGTTGACCTCGGCGATGGCGATGTCTGCGCCAGCGTCGGCCAGGGCCAGAGCGATGCCCCGCCCAATGCCGCGGGCGCCGCCGGTGATCAATGCCGCCTTTCCCTCGAGTGGGGTCATCATCGCTCCTGTTTGGTGTGAAGTACGATTAGTCAGGCGACGGCTTCAGGTCAAGCGAGGATTCAGCTTCGGCGCGGCGATCCCGCTTCGACACGCCAGGGCTGCCGAAGAGGTAGTAGCGACTCAGCAACTCGGTGCCCTTGCCTATACCGATGCGTGTGGTCTGGATGACACGCTCGTTGCGTTTACGTCGGCCGGCCTCGATCCACAAGCCCGGGTCCGTGACGAGATCGCGACCGTTGTCCCGCAGGGTGAAATGCATCGCCCGGCAGACGAGTGCGGGGCCGGCCGCGAGAGCAAGGTTGTCGATGCCTCGGATCAGCACGGCTCCGGGCGTCCCTTCGGTTTCGGTGACCACGTTGAAGCAGTGGTGCATGCCGTAGGTGAAATAGACATAGGCCACGCCGGCCGGACCAAACATGACGCGATTGCGCGGCGTGCGCTTGCCTGCCGCCGCGTGCGACGCCGGGTCGTCCGTGTAGGCCTCGACCTCGACGATGCGCCCGCGCCACACCTCGTCGCTGACGCGGTGGCACAGGGTGCAGCCCAGTAACCGGCGGGCGACGGCTGCCGTTGGGCGGGCAAAGTCGGCGCGTTGCAGACGGCGGGACATCAGCGTTTCCATGGTGTAATGTCTGGCTGGTACGTCCGTCAAGCTGCCGCTCTGCCTACGCGGATGGTTGCGCACCGTACGCACACGTTTTACACCGTTCCGGTCTGAAGGAGACGATGCATGAAGGAGTTCAAGAACCGAGTTGCCGTAGTGACCGGTGGTGGTAGTGGCATTGGCGCCGCCATGGCGCAGGCGTTTGCTCGCGAGGGCATGCACATCGTGCTTGCCGACATCGAGCAGGCGGCGATGGATGCGACCGCGGCCGCCATCGGGGGCGACGTGCTCACCGTCCGGGTGGATGTCACCCTCTTGGACGATGTCCAGACGCTGGCAGATCGTGCCTTCAACCACTTCGGCGGGGTCCATGTGCTGTGCAACAATGCCGGCGTCGTCACCGTCGGTGGGATGGACACGATGACACACCGCGACTGGCAGTGGGTCCTTGGCGTGAACCTCTGGGGCGTCATCCACGGTATCGAAGCCTTCGTCCCGCGCATGATCGCGCAAGGCCAGGGCGGCCACATCGTCAACACCGGGTCGATGGCGGGGCTGGTCCCGATGCAAGGAATGGGAATCTACGTGACCAGTAAGTACGCGGTCGTCGGGCTGAGCGAAACCTTGCAGCGCGACCTCAGCCAGTACGGGATTGGGGTGTCGGTGCTGTGCCCGATGGTGGTGAACACGAACATCAACGCCGCGGCGCGGAACCGGCCGCCGGAGCTGCGCAACCTGGGCGAGGAGTTTCTGACACCGCCGCAGATGGCGATGGTTGGCGGCATCATCGAAGCCGGCGAGGTGGCGGAGCGGGTCGTTGCCGCGGTGAAGGCAAACGATCTCTACGTCCTGACGCACGGCGCCCAGCGCGACCTCATCCGCCGCCGCTTCGAGCGACTGGATCGAGCTGCGGCAAAGGTTGAGACCGGTGCTGGGTGAGGGAGTCATGCTTACGGCAGGCCGGCAAAGCTGAAGCTGCTGAGCAGGCCGTCGCCAAGCCATTGGCCCAGAAGGGCCGCGGCCCGTTCAGTGCCGCGTGCTTCGCTGTCGCACGCGACAATCCGCTCGCACACCTTGGCAAAGGAGGCGCCTTCGCTGATCGTCACCAGCGCCATGCGTTCTGTCGTGTCGATGCGTCGATGGTAGACGCGGAAGTTCTGCCGCCAGACGCGCAGGGCGGTACCGCAACGCGACGGTTGCGGCGGTGTGTCGCCGCCTTGCGCCTGTTTCCAGACCTCGTGGACCGGCCAGTCCAGGTCCAATAGACGCAACGCCGGGGTGAGCTGAAACCGGAGGTCGGGCCAGCGCTGGTGCGGGACGCTGGCAAGGGTCGAGGCTTCCAACACCGGAGCGTCAGCCGCATCGAAGGCGTCGAGGATGGCCCATTCCAGACTCGCAAGGTCGGCGAGCCAGGGCCACCGATGCGATGTCGGATGCCCGCCGAGAAAAGACGGAAAGTCCTTTCCGCTGTATCGCAATGAGAAGTGCGATGGCGGATGCCCGACGAGGTAGTCCGTGATGAGGTTGTGAAAGGCCGTGCCACCTACGACCGAGCACACCGCGGAGAAATCTTCTTTGAGCGCGTCGCGCATGCGGTAGAAGTACATGTTGGCGTAGATGTCGAGGCGCGCCACCGCCGAGAGGTGCTCATCGCCGCACACCAGCGCGCTGGCACAGCGGCGGTCCGCGGGACCGAGCTGCGCCAGGCCGGCCGCCGCCCCTTCAGGCGCGGTAATCAGCTTCCACAGCAATCGTTGCGTCTGATCGAGGTTCGGTGCAGCCATGTGCGGCCTCAAACACTTTCTTTGCGTGGTGCGTTTCTGCCTGCAGGACGGCGAACGGTGGAATCCGGTCGTCCCATTCGACCAACGTGGAGACCGGGCCGAAGCGCCGGACGGCGTGCGCGTAGAGGTCCCACACTGCGCTCGCAACCGGATGGTCATGCGTGTCGTGCAGGAACGGTCCCTTGTCGCTGTGACCCGCCAGGTGGAATTGATGCACGCGTCCCGCGGGAACGTTGTCGACATAGTCCAGCGCCGAAAAGCCGTGGTTGAAGGCACTGACAAAGATGTTGTTGATGTCGAGGAGGATGCCGCAGTCGGCACGCTCGGCCACGCCACCGAGGAACTCCCACTCCGGCATGGTCGAGTGCCGGTACTGCAGATAGGTAGAGACATTTTCCAGCAAGATGCGGCGACCCAAGGCGTCTTGCACCCGCTGCACCCGCCGGGCGACATGCTCGATCGCCTCCTCGGTGTACGGTAGCGGCAGCAGATCGTGCAGGGTGTGGCCGCCGACCCCGCTCCAGCAGAGATGGTCCGAAACCCACGCGGGCTCGAAGCGACGCGCGAGACTGCTCAACTGCTGGAGGTAGTCGGGATTCAGCGGATCGGTGGAGCCGATCGACAGCGAGACCCCATGCAGTGCTATAGGGTAGTGGCTGCGAATCTTCTCGAGGACGTGCAGCGGCCGGCCGCCGGGCACCATGAAGTTCTCGGAAATGATCTCGAACCAGTCCACGGCGGGGTAGGCGTCGAGGATCTCCGGATAGTGCTTCGGGCGAAGTCCGAGGCCGAAGCCGAGAAATGGAAACTCCATGGTGCCCTTACCGTGGCGTGGCCGCTACTGCTTTACTGTGCCACCCTTCGCCTTGCATTCGTCGGCAGACACGTCGATCCAGCCTTTACCTTTGCACTCGTTCTTGCCGGCACAATCGTGTCCGACACCGCCACAAGCCCCTTGGCCTTTGCAGCTGTTGATGCCTTCGCAGTGAACTGTTTTGGCTTCCGCCTTTTCCCCCGTTCCGGCCTGGACTAAGGTGCTCTTGGCGAGGAACATGGTGGCGACGGCAGTGGCGATGACAACGCCCTTCGTGCGAGTTTTCACGTAAACCTCCTTTGCTACGGATCACCGGGCGCACTGCCCCTGATCCGCGCTGTCGCTGATTGACGCTGAAGATGTGCTTTACGCATACCGGGAGAACCAGCTTAGATCAACCAGGGTTGAGGCGTGGCCTTGAAGTTCACGCGGGTGCGCAATGCATCAGGGAATGCAACAATGAAGCGATGACGCACTCTCTTGATGGGTTCGGTTCATGTTTCGCCCGGCGTTGATCATTCATGGCGGCGCCGGCGCCGGTGGTCGGGAGTTGACCGCGGCGCAGGCACCCGGCTGCACCGCGGCCTTGCGGGCTGGTTGGCAGGTGCTGGTAGCGGGCGGCACCGCACTCGACGCCGTGTGCGAGGCCGTTGCGGTGCTGGAAGACGACCCGAATTTCAATGCCGGACTCGGTTCCTGTCTCACCGGCAGCGGGACGGTGGAGATGGACGCCACGGTGATGGAGGGCGCGTCGCTCCGGGCTGGCGCGGTGGCGGTGGTGCGCACCGTCTGCAACCCCCTACGGCTCGCGCGCGCGATCCTGGACGACGGGCGCCAGGTGATGCTCGCCGGATCAGAAGCGGAAGCCTTCGCTTGCCAGCACGGCCTGAAAACCTGCCGGCCTGAGGACATGGTCACGCCCGGCCAGCTCCAGCGCTGGCAGCAACACCACGGCGATGCGTCCACTGGGACGGTAGGCGCCGCCTCCGTCGACCGAGACGGGCACGTCGCCGCTGCAACCTCGACCGGTGGGATGTTGTACAAGCTGCCGGGACGGGTTGGTGATTCCGCCATCATCGGTGCGGGGACTTACGCTGATGATGCGCTCGGGGCGGCGTCGGCGACCGGCCACGGGGAAGCGATCATCCGTGCGGCTCTGGCCAGGTCGGTGGTCGAGGCGTTGCGCGGCGGGAGCGATCCGGAGGGTGTGGCGCGTCGCGGCATTCGCGACCTGGGACACCGCCTATCAAGCGTTGCGGGAATCATCGTAGTCGATCCACTGGGTCGCCTGGGGTATGCGCACAACACCGAGCGCATGGCGGTCGGATACATGCGGCCGGATTTTCCCGATTTCGTCGTGCGGACCTAAAGACCAAACGCTATCGCCCGGAGGAATGCGCCTCGAAAGCATGACGGCGCTGTTGCTCCTACGGCCCGGTGAGGATAAACACATAGACGACTTTAGTGGGCGGCAAAGGAGGCGACAATGGACCGCGAAAACCGATCGACAGTGGCGCTGGCGGTGGGCCTCGGCTTGTTCATTGGATGGGGTGTCGGACTGCCGGGAACTGCGACTGCAACGCCGGCGGACAGGCCCGCGCGAGGCTTGTACATGAAGTACTGTAGCGCCTGCCACGGGCCAGGGGGCAAAGGAGATGGATCGGTCTCAAGTGTCATGCGACCCAAGCCGACTGATCTGACGCAGATCGCCAAGAAATCCGGGGGCGAATTCCCGTTTGTCCCGATCATGCAAGTCATCGACGGCACCAAGGCCGTGCACGCTCACGGCGAAGCGGATATGCCGGTGTGGGGCGAGCTTCTGAAGGATCCGGGCAGCGGATCGCTGGAGAGCCGCGTTGCGATCGAAGGAAAGCTGATGCTCATCACCGACTATATCCGCTCGATTCAGGAAAAGTAGCGGTCCTTGGTAAGGTATTACACCGCCGCGGCTTTTTGTACTTGTCTAATTTTCGCCGCCCTGCGAGATTGACCGTATGCCACCGGAACACCGGCGGGTCTATGACCTCTTCGTGCTGAACATCGCGCTGCAGCTGTTTGATGCCGTGGCCACGTATCAGGGGCTGCAGATCGGCTGCAAAGAGGCCAACCCCATCTTGGCGAGCGCCTTCGCTTCGTTTGGTGTCGGTCCGGCGCTGCTACTGTTCAAAGCCAAGGCTTGTGGCTTGCTCTTCTTACTCAACCGCAATCGAGCCCATCACCGCCTGGTGACGCCGGCACTGACGTTACTCGCCGCCGTGTACACCCTATTCTCGCTGGGCCCGTGGTTGGCGAAGTTTCTAGCGCTGTTCGTGCGGACCTTCTGAAGGTTCGTACGACGCTCACGCCGCTACTGCTTTGTGCCGGCGGCGAGGTGCAAAGGCAAGGATCTTGTGCCTCCGGGCTGCGCGCAATCGGACTCTGGCCACCTTGACAACGTTCTCGGGAGGCTGCGAAAGCACCTCCTGCCGCCAACTCTTCAGGCGCTGGCGGAAATAGCTCGGAGTCAAACTGAAGAAGGCGCAGATGGACTCGAACGAAAACGGCCCCGAGTCGCTTTCGTCGAGCAGCCACTTCTCGGCTTCCTGAAACAGGCGCCGAGCCCGTGGCGGCGTTGCGTTGGCGTACTTCTGATAACACATGATGCCATCTTCGAGGACCGCCAGCATGAGGCGCCGCTCGCCCTCGAGAATGCTCCGCCCACGGAAACGGTCGTAGAACTGCGACGGTAAGAGAATCTCCGGCTCAATCAGCCGAGGCAACGACCCATCGAAGCTCGTCGCCTCGTATTCTTTCGACCACCGTCCGCTGCTATGTGCTGCCGCTTCCATGCGACGCTCCTTTTCTATGAGCCCCTTTTGGGTCTCACCTGCTAGAGCAGAAAGCGTGCCGCTCGCGGACGATGGCGCCGCCTTGTAAAGTGGAGGCAGACTGCGGCGATGGTGAGCGGCTCGGATATTTCCGGCCGCGCCAAGTATCGAAATGCTACTGAAGGTGCGTGTGAAAAGAAGACAGGCTCGATCTGTATCGTGGACATCCTATGTCCAGGCGATAAGCGATCCGTGATACGTGGCTTGTCAGTTATGGCCGAGGATGATGACGCAGGAAACCGCGCCTGGTCCGCCAACGTTGTGTGCCAGGCCCAGCTGCGGGTTCTTCACTTGCCGTTCACCACCTTGTCCCTGCAACTGTTTGACGCACTCGTAAATCATCCGGACCCCGCTCGCCCCGATCGGGTGGCCAAATGATTTCAATCCTCCGCTGGGATTGATCGGAATGTCACCCGACAACGAGGTCCGTCCCTCGGCCGCCAGTGCTCCGCCCTGCCCTTTCGGGCAAAAGCCGAGGTCTTCAGTGTTGGTGATCTCGGTCCATGTGAAGCAATCGTGCACCTCGGCGAAACTGACGTCTTTCGGCGAAATTCCCGCCATCTTATACGCTTGCTGGGCTGCCATCTGAGTAGAGCGGAAGCCGAGGTAGTCAAACGTCGGATCGAAGTACGGCCGGCCGGAGGTCACCGCCAGGCCGAAGCCTTTGACCAGCACGTAGTCGCTGCGAAAGCGCTTGGCGAGGTCGGCCCGGCAGATGATCGCCGCAGCCGCCCCGTCCGTGGTGGGACAGCAGTCGAACAAGCCAAATGGCCAGGCGATGATCGGGGCGTTGAGCACCTTTTCCTCGGTGACCTCCATACGCAGGTGCGCTTTGGGATTGCGTGCGCCGTTATAGTGGTTCTTCACTGCCACCTTGGCCAGCATTTCGCGACCGATCTTGAAGGTATGCATGTAGCGGTTTGCCGCCAGCGCAAACAGACCAGGTGCAGAGTTGCCCTTCGCCAGCAGTGGGTGACCCAGACGGGGCAAGCCCCGGCCGCCCCGGTCCTTCAACTTCTCCGCGCCCAACACCAACACGATGTCGTAGGCTCCCGAAGCGATGGCGAGACAACCGTTGCGAAAGGCGTCGGTGCCGGTGGCGCAGTAATTCTCGACGCGCGTAATCGGCCGATCGTACAATCGCAAGGCATCGCCCAGGGAGACTGCGGCTTTACCTCCTGACGGACCGGGGAGGTAGGTGCCCAGATAGGCTGCTTGGATGTCCTCCGAGGTGATTCCGGCGTCGGCGTAGGCGTCGAAAGCCGCCTCGCATATGAGTTCCTCGTAGCTCGTTTCAAACCGGTCGCCGAACTTGGTACAGCCAACGCCGATGACCGCCACCTGATCTTTCATCGGACTCCCTCAGCGTACGGGGCGCGCTTTCCAGAAGTAGTTGTGATTACCGCCACCGTCCTGCAGCCGACGGAACGTGAGCATCACCGGCAACCCGATGCCGACTTCTTTTTCCGTAAAGTCGGTGACCTGCAGATAGACGCGTCCACCCCCATCCAGGTCGACCACGGCCATAGGCAGCGGGTGCTCCAGGTTGGCAACGAGGTGATCGACCGTGAAAGTGAAGATCGTCCCCTGCTTGCGCAACTTGTGATCCGACACGTGCCCGCTTTGCTTGCATTTGATGCACACGCGGGTAATCGGAAACTGCACCGTGTCGCAGGCATCGCACCGGCTGCCGTACAGACGGATGTCTTGCTTCAGTTCCTTGAACTCCAGCACGTTGGTGACGGCGTCCCCCGGCTCGTCGAGGTCCAGTACCCGGCGGAACTTCAGGTACTTCTCATAGGACGCCAGCGGCAGCTTGTTTTCGACGGCCCGTTTCCAGGAGTACAGCGCACGCCGGCGCGGGAGTTCGTCGGTGACCCGCAGCAACAGCGCATCCGCTCCTTCTCCGTATGCGCCCACCACGATCCAATCACCCGCCGTCGCCTCGTCCAATGCCGCCGCCAGGGCGAGCAGGGGATCGGCCACACCGGCGCTGCCAATGGTGCTCACCGCCGGCGAGACGAGTTGCCGCCGCGGATCGAAGCCGAGGTCTTTTGCCAAATCAATCCCGGCGCGCGCGTCGGGGGAGTACACCGCCAATCTGGCGATCGACTCGGGCTTCAACTTTTGTGCGGCCAGCAGGGCGCGTATGGCCTCGCCTAGATTTCGGGCGTAACCATAGGTGTTTGAAAACTTTCCGGGAAACGCCTGCACGAACTTCTGGTCGTCGGTGCGCCACAGGTGAGTGAACTCCTCCGATACAGAGGCCGCATCAATGACCTCCGCCAGCACCGCTGTGCTCCCGATGCGCAACCCCGCTGCCGCATGGCCCAGAAGCCCCTCGATCTCTGATTCCGGGGCCGCCAGCCGCGCGTCGGCGGCGGCGATCAGCACGTCGTTTCGCGCCCCCGCTCGCACCGCGTGCACGCCGGCGAGCAATGCGCTCATCCCGGCGCGCACGGAACCGGTGAAATCGGCCGTCTGCGCGCGCCGCGGGAGATCGCAGGCCGTGGCCACTACACTGGCGACCTGCTTCTCGCGATACGGCGCGCTGGTGCTGGCGAAGTACAGGGCGTCGACCGCCGCCGCTTCACTGTCGGGCGCGCAGGCGAGGCCGACCTCGGTGGCCATGGTCAACGCGTCCTCGTCGTAATTGGCGACAGCGATTTCCCCGGCAGCCTGTGGTGTCCCCCATGCTCGCGCGATCAGGTTGCGGTCCAAACGCAACCGCGGCACGTAGGCGTTGTAGGCGGTGATACCAACCATCGCCGCGCCCTCACTGCGGGCGGCGCCGGAGGATCCAGAGAATTACCGGGGGCAGCAACCACCACCCATGACTCGGGGGCGACTTTATGCCTTCGACAGCACAACTCTGTCCCTGAATGCAGACGCTACCGAGGCATTGCGCCGTCGGGGTCGGTGTGATCGTGAAAGTGGAGGCCGGCAGCGGCGTCTTGGTCGGCGTCGGCGTCCCCGTTGCGGTGGGAGTTGGGGTAGACGTTGGGGTGGGCGTTGGGGTGGCCGTTTCCGTAGGCGTGGCGGTCGCGGTGAAGGTCGCGGTTGCCGTCGGCGTCGGCGTTGCCTCTGGACGGCTGCTGAGCAAGACCGAAAGTGTGCCGTCGCCCTCGTTGGCGGTGATCACGTCATTGGGCCCACCATCGAGGTTTGCGAGCGTAACCGCCACCGGCGCTACGCCGACGACGCAGGTGTCGAGAGGGGAGGTAGGCAAGCCGCACGCCTGCGGCGCGGGGACGAGGTTTCCGTGGCCGTCGCCTAGGAAGAAGGCAACCGTGTTGGAGCTGGCATTGGCCACCGCAATGTCAAGTTTTCCATCGTGGTTAAAGTCATCGACGGCGAGCGCGGAAGGGCTATCCAAGCCGGCAGTCACCGGGGTTCCCGCTGGGGTGAAGGAGGTTCCACCGCCTGATGCACCGTCGTTCAAAAATATCTGGAGATCCGCGTTCGCTCCGCTGCCGACGACCGCCAAGTCCAGCCAATTGTCGAGGTTGAAATCGCCCGTGCCGATCGCGGCGGGCACCGTGCCTACCGGCACCGCGAGCGGCGACTCGAAGGTCCGCTTCCCGTTTTGAAGCAGAATGGATACCGTGCGTTCGATGTCGCTACCGGCGATGATGTCCAACGCCCCGTCCCGATTCACGTCGGCCACCGACATGAAGGCGACGGACAGCCCGGCGGGTTCTCTGACCGCCGTGTTTGTCGTGTCGAAGCCGCCACCGGACCGTCCATACACCACGGTTACGCTGTGGTCCAAGCCGCTGCTGCCGACAACGATGTCGAGGTGACCGTCGCCGTCCACGTCGGCGATGGCCACGGCGCGCGGGTCACTACCGGCGCTGATCGGCGAACTCGCCGTGAACTGACCGCTTCCGTTGTTGCTCAAGATGGAGATGCCCGCTGGGCCGACTACAGCGAGGTCATCGACGTCAGCAAATTTTTCCTGCAGTTTTCCGGCCGCGATCGCTACCGGTGCGTCATTGATCGGGATCGCCGTTGGTGTCATCGCACCGGCACAGTTCCCGTCACGGAAAAGGCTGCGCGTCGATGGGTTCGACAGCAGGATCAGGACGCTCTTGTTTACCGCGTCGACGACAGCAAGGTCAGGCACACCATCGTGGTTGAAATCGCCGGATGCGACGGCCACGGGCTGCGCGATCCCAGCCGATCCCGATGGCAGCGGCACGTCGCAGCTCACAAAACCGGGCAGCGTTTGCGCCGGCGCATTGCCGCCGGCAAGGACGCAGGCGACCATCGCGATCGGAAGCAGGGCATGACGTAGACGGTGATCTGGCTGGTGAGTGGTCATTTCATCTCGTGAAATCACGGGCGATTCGCCGCCACGCTAGTCCGCCCGTCACTATGAGCGAGAGTGTGAGCCAGGTCCAATCGTCCGCCCGCGTCGATGGATCCAGGGCGCAGCTACCATTCAGCGCAATGGTGCCCGGCTTCAGGGTCCCGGTCGGAACAGGGCTGGGGGATCGAGTAGACGTAGGGAGGCGCGTCCCGGTCTGCGTCGGTGTCGGCGTTGCCGTCGGCGTCGGTGTCGGAGTGTCCGTTGAAATGGCGGTCTCCGTCGGCGTTGCCGTCACAGTTGGCGTATCCGTTGGGAGCGGAGTTGGAGTAGCTGGCGGGCGGCTGGTGAGCAGTACGCTTATGCTGCCGTCCGTGTTCCCAGTGACGACGTCAGCCACAGGGTCGCCGTCGATGTTAGCCACGGCCAAGGCGATCGGATCCGCACCGACATCAAACGGGATGAGGGGTTTGAAGGTGGCGCTCCCTGTGCTGAGAAGAATATCGACAGCGCCATTGGCCTTGTCCGCTACGATGATACCCGTTCTGCCATCACCGTACACGTCAGCGACACCGATGGCGGCGGGCTGAGGCAACCTGGTGCCTGGCAGTGCCAGTGTTGAGCTGAGGCTCCGATACGTGATCCCGCCGCTTGGGGCCAAGCTTCCGAGCACGACCTGTACGCTGCCGGGCTTACTTGCTCCAGAAGACA
The window above is part of the Candidatus Binatia bacterium genome. Proteins encoded here:
- a CDS encoding isoaspartyl peptidase/L-asparaginase family protein, which encodes MFRPALIIHGGAGAGGRELTAAQAPGCTAALRAGWQVLVAGGTALDAVCEAVAVLEDDPNFNAGLGSCLTGSGTVEMDATVMEGASLRAGAVAVVRTVCNPLRLARAILDDGRQVMLAGSEAEAFACQHGLKTCRPEDMVTPGQLQRWQQHHGDASTGTVGAASVDRDGHVAAATSTGGMLYKLPGRVGDSAIIGAGTYADDALGAASATGHGEAIIRAALARSVVEALRGGSDPEGVARRGIRDLGHRLSSVAGIIVVDPLGRLGYAHNTERMAVGYMRPDFPDFVVRT
- a CDS encoding SDR family NAD(P)-dependent oxidoreductase; the protein is MMTPLEGKAALITGGARGIGRGIALALADAGADIAIAEVNRINSAAQQYGDAQVSGFTAAQRTVKEIEAIGRKACAIEADVTQKADAHRMVQETMQHLGRLDLLVCNAGVVSISTVEKMPEETWDVTMAVNAKGVFLSCQAAIPQLKKAGNGGIINIASVAGKNGSPGMAHYCASKFAVVGFTNALAKELARFNIRVNAICPGILRTQMWEYLADTLKQPGESKEESWQRYVQTLIPLGRPQTPADIGTLAVYLATAENVTGQAINVDGGMELH
- a CDS encoding SDR family NAD(P)-dependent oxidoreductase, with protein sequence MKEFKNRVAVVTGGGSGIGAAMAQAFAREGMHIVLADIEQAAMDATAAAIGGDVLTVRVDVTLLDDVQTLADRAFNHFGGVHVLCNNAGVVTVGGMDTMTHRDWQWVLGVNLWGVIHGIEAFVPRMIAQGQGGHIVNTGSMAGLVPMQGMGIYVTSKYAVVGLSETLQRDLSQYGIGVSVLCPMVVNTNINAAARNRPPELRNLGEEFLTPPQMAMVGGIIEAGEVAERVVAAVKANDLYVLTHGAQRDLIRRRFERLDRAAAKVETGAG
- the lepB gene encoding signal peptidase I — encoded protein: MTTSSRFAFWRTAEADRPPKSRLRQNIESLLLAVLVALLVRSSVVEAFWVPSGSMLPTIQIGDHLFVNKLAYGMHLPFVDREVKQWSPLHRGDVVVFTSPIDRKIDLIKRAIAVAGDTVEVRDKRLLINGEEVPDPHATFTDLRGRDSAPRDRFGPVTVPAGKFFAMGDNRDQSYDSRYWGFADESDVKGQATFIYWSSDSKADWARWLRWDRFGHFIR
- a CDS encoding DNA-3-methyladenine glycosylase, with protein sequence MSRRLQRADFARPTAAVARRLLGCTLCHRVSDEVWRGRIVEVEAYTDDPASHAAAGKRTPRNRVMFGPAGVAYVYFTYGMHHCFNVVTETEGTPGAVLIRGIDNLALAAGPALVCRAMHFTLRDNGRDLVTDPGLWIEAGRRKRNERVIQTTRIGIGKGTELLSRYYLFGSPGVSKRDRRAEAESSLDLKPSPD
- a CDS encoding DNA-binding domain-containing protein, with protein sequence MAAPNLDQTQRLLWKLITAPEGAAAGLAQLGPADRRCASALVCGDEHLSAVARLDIYANMYFYRMRDALKEDFSAVCSVVGGTAFHNLITDYLVGHPPSHFSLRYSGKDFPSFLGGHPTSHRWPWLADLASLEWAILDAFDAADAPVLEASTLASVPHQRWPDLRFQLTPALRLLDLDWPVHEVWKQAQGGDTPPQPSRCGTALRVWRQNFRVYHRRIDTTERMALVTISEGASFAKVCERIVACDSEARGTERAAALLGQWLGDGLLSSFSFAGLP
- a CDS encoding HAD-IA family hydrolase — encoded protein: EEYARHWIAAGLGPEYAVETYRLAVDAQQLRALKQPVYHEILRRHVSLMPGAIEALARLHIRFPLGLATNSNRADVSFVVEQFGLERFFASIVTREDYVLAKPNPDAYVRAAAGLNMSPHVCLVVEDTYRGVLAAHRAGAVPVAVPNRFTRTNDFSLAVAVFGSLDDLTVSVLEKLLAA
- a CDS encoding DUF692 domain-containing protein is translated as MEFPFLGFGLGLRPKHYPEILDAYPAVDWFEIISENFMVPGGRPLHVLEKIRSHYPIALHGVSLSIGSTDPLNPDYLQQLSSLARRFEPAWVSDHLCWSGVGGHTLHDLLPLPYTEEAIEHVARRVQRVQDALGRRILLENVSTYLQYRHSTMPEWEFLGGVAERADCGILLDINNIFVSAFNHGFSALDYVDNVPAGRVHQFHLAGHSDKGPFLHDTHDHPVASAVWDLYAHAVRRFGPVSTLVEWDDRIPPFAVLQAETHHAKKVFEAAHGCTEPRSDATIAVEADYRA
- a CDS encoding c-type cytochrome, which gives rise to MDRENRSTVALAVGLGLFIGWGVGLPGTATATPADRPARGLYMKYCSACHGPGGKGDGSVSSVMRPKPTDLTQIAKKSGGEFPFVPIMQVIDGTKAVHAHGEADMPVWGELLKDPGSGSLESRVAIEGKLMLITDYIRSIQEK